Within Aspergillus oryzae RIB40 DNA, chromosome 2, the genomic segment TATGAAGCCGACTCCCATAAGGAGGACGTCATAGTCCGTTTAGTTTCCAAAATGAATTTGCCAACCTTGTAAcgttgcgcttcttcttcagcggCAACATATTTCCACCCAAGAATATTCCCGCAGAAGGCACAACTGATATCACCAACTGTATGGGCACCTGTGACCAGTTGACGCGATACGGGTTTCTGCATTATGGTATTTGGGAGCGTTTCTGTCGGTGAGCACGTTGTACTGATGGCACAGGCGATAGGTTCCGCCGACACGAGATACGCGCGGCCATGGCGACCAGTGAACCCCTTGCTGATGATCTGAGAAGTCAAACATAGGTCCGTTGCGCAACGAGAGCATTGAATATATGATACCTGGCCACCCAGGTATTTCTGGCAGCTCTCATCCATGGGCGAGGGTATGGTAGAGGGTCCGGTAGAGGACGAGCACCCCACATTGCGTTGTCGAGAACGGAACACGGTTGGTGGGAGAAGGAACTTGGGGAACATAAAGAGTGCTAGTCTAATGCTGGTGTTTGATATTGTAGCTTTATTTTACCGATAGGAGGGTGTAGCTGAGATCTACTGAATCAAGGAATCGACTCGTTGCGCTTCGAGCAGGAAGTCAGTGTTAGTTGTAATGTCATACTGAGGTCATACCATACCGCCCTTGAGGGGAGTAACTTCCGCTCACTACCGAGTATACTGTCATAGAGATCACCAATAGTATTTAAATCCATTATATTGTGCCCCACTGCCTGTACTAAGTAGAGTAACGATGTAGCCCCGTACATTGTGTTAAATCCACTATGAGCGCGGAAGGCAAGCCTTCCACCGTTAACCACTAATCTGACGACATACAATGTAATGTTTCAACTTGCTATAAATTGACCGTCGCACTGCTAAACCTCAGCACGCAAAAAAAGCCACTTAGCACTAAGCGACAGTTCGACACAATTTCCAGCGCTCCACGGTTGCAGCGTTGTCAAGTTAAATCCGCACCATCCCAAATTCCTCACAACTTCAAGCTCTGCTGCACCTTGCGAACGCGGAATGCATGCAACAATCTGAGAGCACCCAAATTCAGAGAGACTTGCTAACTCAAAAAGGGCAATTAATCTGTCAAACGAGCCGTGAGTCTCCGTTGTGTTCTTTATGATCTACCCGTAAACCCGAAATTAAAACTTACCCAGTCTTGAGACCTTGGCCCAGTGCACATTCACTAAAGAATATGAATAGGACACGCTCGTCATCTGAACTGGTCACAAATCCTCGGTATATACAATCACTTGTATAGTCCAACACCTCAACCCACTCTTGAATTCGGCTATGCTCGTAACCTGAATTATTCGGTTGAACTTGATACGCACCTGCCCCAAGCGACTCTTGTCCAGAGAGAATCCCCTCACCAAGGAAAATCACAGACAATGTGTCGCAGAAGAGCCTCTCACACTCTTCCGGGATAGTATGCGCTGCCTCCCCTTTGTATTCGGGTATAATATTACCCGAAAGACTGCTCTCCATTCCTGAATGGGTAGAGAGATCGGAGGGGGGACTTGGAGACAAGGTTTTCGACCCTGAGGGGACCTCAGGGATACCACTGGGCTCCTGTGGAATGTACCATATGGCATCAGTACAAATTAATAAAACCCGAGTTATGTATACTTACCGGCCCCAGTCGTAGTGTAGTAATGGAAACCATTAACTCTCGATGCTGACGTGTTGACACTATAGCAGCTCGCAAGTGCAGAAGTTTGGAGAGCTTTATCGGGAAATCGCTGTAACTGATTGTAGGTATTACTGTTGATATTCGTGTACTTAGCCATGGTTGTGGTAGTCGCCCTAAAGAAAGGgttattatatatatataacgtCGTATAGAGGCTGGGATGTCTGTTTTGGTCAGACACTGGTAGCCAGGTTTGA encodes:
- a CDS encoding yippee/mis18 family protein (predicted protein); amino-acid sequence: MTSVSYSYSLVNVHWAKVSRLATISNTSIRLALFMFPKFLLPPTVFRSRQRNVGCSSSTGPSTIPSPMDESCQKYLGGQVSYIQCSRCATDLCLTSQIISKGFTGRHGRAYLVSAEPIACAISTTCSPTETLPNTIMQKPVSRQLVTGAHTVGDISCAFCGNILGWKYVAAEEEAQRYKVGKFILETKRTMTSSLWESASYVEPFASSKPMTSAKLEIDTPGDLVEFDSHDEDECEDLFAGVWSPGLAIRRRSRKLDRHTSIFGLTP